The proteins below are encoded in one region of Zootoca vivipara chromosome 10, rZooViv1.1, whole genome shotgun sequence:
- the SELENOO gene encoding protein adenylyltransferase SelO, mitochondrial, which yields MGGTDVTRAARQRPPWRTVAEKAGEKRMATALLRSNSRRLSRLLPVPVSRPFGSMEAAAAAAASPPGPVVESGLWLGALRFDNRALRALPLDPSEENVPRPVPGACFSRVRPTPVRGPRLVASSAPALELLGLREPRAADEEAEAALYFSGNRLPPGAEPAAHCYCGHQFGSFAGQLGDGAAVYLGEVLNPRGERWEIQLKGAGLTPFSRQADGRKVLRSSIREFLCSEAMFHLGIPTTRAGTCVTSDSEVIRDIFYDGNPKKERCTIVLRIAPTFIRFGSFEIFKATDEYTGRKGPSVDRNDIRIQMLDYVISTFYPEILQAHSDNNVQRNVAFFREVTRRTARMVAEWQCVGFCHGVLNTDNMSIVGLTIDYGPFGFMDRYDPEHICNGSDNAGRYAYNKQPEICKWNLGKLAEALVPELPLEISMPILEEEYEAEFERHYLQTMRKKLGLIQLQLDDDNKLVSDLLETMRVTGADFTNTFRLLSNFPADSDPLKLEEFLDKITKQCASLEELKVAYKPQMDPRQLSMMLMLAQSNPQLFALIGTKSNINKELERIEQFSKLQQLTASELVSRNKGHWKDWLQNYRVRLEKEMEQFGNSDNWSAEHVEIMNSNNPKYILRNYIAQNAIEAAENGDFMEVRKVLRLLEKPYEEDLECYSEATEDPEVEEVGAAAAECSSASRRRVPYSSKPPLWASELCVTUSS from the exons ATGGGAGGGACCGACGTTACGAGAGCTGCTCGCCAGCGCCCTCCCTGGCGGACGGTGGCCGAGAAGGCCGGAGAAAAGCGAATGGCAACGGCGCTGCTGCGTAGTAACAGCCGGCGCCTCAGTCGTTTGTTGCCGGTGCCTGTTTCTCGCCCTTTCGGCAGCATGGAGgccgcggctgctgctgctgcttctcctccaggCCCGGTCGTCGAGTCTGGTCTGTGGCTCGGAGCGCTTCGTTTCGACAACCGGGCGCTGCGGGCCCTGCCTCTAGACCCGAGCGAGGAGAACGTGCCCCGGCCCGTGCCGGGCGCCTGCTTCTCGCGGGTGCGGCCTACCCCGGTGCGCGGCCCTCGCCTGGTGGCTTCGTCCGCGCCGGCGCTGGAGCTGTTGGGCTTGAGGGAGCCCCGCGCGGCCGACGAAGAAGCCGAGGCGGCGCTCTACTTCAGCGGGAACCGGCTGCCGCCCGGCGCGGAGCCCGCCGCCCACTGCTACTGCGGCCACCAGTTCGGCAGCTTCGCCGGTCAGCTCGGCGACGGCGCGGCCGTCTACCTGGGCGAGGTGCTGAACCCGCGCGGCGAGCGCTGGGAGATCCAGCTCAAGGGCGCCGGTCTCACCCCTTTCTCCCG aCAAGCAGATGGTCGTAAAGTTCTGCGATCAAGCATAAGAGAATTCCTGTGCAGCGAAGCAATGTTTCACCTAGGAATACCTACAACCAGAGCTGGAACATGTGTAACATCTGATTCAGAAGTTATTCGGGACATTTTTTATGATGGAAATCCAAAAAAAGAAAGGTGCACAATTGTCCTGAGAATAGCACCCACATTTATTAG GTTTGGATCATTTGAAATTTTTAAAGCTACTGATGAATATACAGGACGTAAAGGCCCCAGTGTTGACAGAAATGATATTCGAATACAAATGCTTGATTATGTAATCAGCACTTTCTACCCAGAGATTCTACAAGCACACTCAGACAATAATGTTCAGAGGAATGTTGCTTTCTTTCGGGAG GTAACAAGGCGGACAGCAAGGATGGTTGCCGAATGGCAGTGTGTTGGATTTTGTCATGGTGTGCTCAATACGGATAATATGAGTATAGTTGGACTTACAATTGACTATGGACCCTTTGGATTTATGGACAG ATACGATCCTGAACATATTTGCAATGGATCTGATAACGCAGGGCGCTATGCTTATAATAAGCAACCAGAAATCTGTAAGTGGAACCTAGGCAAGCTTGCTGAAGCCTTAGTCCCAGAACTTCCATTGGAAATCAGTATGCCCATtctggaagaagaatatgaagcaGAATTTGAGAGGCATTATTTGCAAACAATGAGAAAAAAGCTAGGATTAATTCAGCTCCAGttggatgatgataataaattgGTTTCTGATTTATTGGAAACTATGCGGGTCACAG GTGCAGATTTTACAAATACTTTCCGCTTGCTGAGCAATTTCCCAGCAGATTCTGATCCTTTAAAACTGGAAGAGTTCTTAGATAAGATTACAAAGCAGTGTGCATCCTTAGAAGAACTGAAAGTTGCATACAAGCCTCAAATGGACCCCAG ACAGCTTTCAATGATGCTTATGTTAGCCCAGTCTAACCCACAACTTTTTGCCTTAATTGGGACAAAATCTAACATAAATAAAGAACTGGAACGCATAGAGCAATTTTCTAAGCTACAGCAGTTAACAGCATCAGAACTGGTTAGTAGAAATAAAGGACACTGGAAAGATTGGCTTCAGAACTACAG AGTTCGGCTAGAAAAAGAAATGGAGCAGTTTGGCAATTCTGATAACTGGAGTGCTGAGCATGTGGAAATTATGAACTCAAATAACCCAAAATATATATTGAGAAATTACATTGCTCAAAATGCTATAGAAGCAGCAGAAAATGGAGACTTTATGGAG GTAAGGAAAGTTTTGAGGCTCCTAGAAAAGCCATATGAAGAAGACTTGGAATGCTACAGTGAGGCAACTGAGGATCCTGAAGTAGAAGAAGTGGGGGCTGCAGCTGCTGAGTGCAGTTCAGCATCCAGGAGAAGAGTTCCCTATAGCAGTAAACCTCCACTCTGGGCTTCAGAGCTCTGTGTTACATGATCTTCCTAA
- the LOC118090664 gene encoding angiopoietin-related protein 5-like, with protein sequence MRMNLCFQIKSIAGFLLILDFQQAGTKAQPRRVVQGPDCTAIFAANASLSSGTYWIKPKHFHKPFEVFCERRYDGGWTVIQRRDGKGVYGGPENFLRWMSEYEKGFGHVDFEHWLGLVYIHALTHQRDKKCELRVDLRNCKGKKGYAVYKTFEIGNEDKKYRLSLGEYSGNVGDAFRGREPSESQDGHFFSAVDSDNDDCGPCFKGDEAFNSCAGELYGSGWWFSNCGMADLNGMWHPKHSCRGWVSGVYWKTWSNTDSLLFSELKIKCT encoded by the exons atgaGAATGAACCTGTGTTTCCAGATCAAGAGCATTGCAGGGTTTTTATTAATTCTGGATTTTCAGCAAGCTGGGACAAAG GCACAACCACGGCGGGTAGTTCAAG GGCCTGATTGCACAGCAATATTTGCTGCCAATGCATCTCTCTCCAGCGGAACttactggatcaaaccaaagcaTTTTCATAAGCCTTTTGAG GTATTCTGTGAAAGAAGATACGACGGTGGATGGACTGTTATCCAGCGACGCGATGGAAAAGGGGTATATGGTGGACCTGAGAACTTTCTGAGGTGGATGTCTGAATATGAAAAAGGATTTGGGCATGTTGATT TTGAACATTGGCTAGGGCTTGTCTACATTCATGCTCTGACCCACCAGAGAGACAAAAAATGTGAGCTCCGAGTGGACCTGAGAAACTGCAAAGGGAAGAAGGGCTATGCTGTATACAAGACCTTTGAAATTGGCAACGAAGATAAAAAATACCGCCTTTCTTTGGGGGAatacagtgggaatgtgg GAGATGCATTCAGAGGCCGTGAACCCTCTGAGAGTCAAGATGGCCATTTCTTCAGTGCAGTTGATAGTGACAATGACGACTGTGGCCCATGTTTTAAGGGCGATGAGGCATTCAACAGCTGCGCTGGCGAGCTCTACGGTTCTGGGTGGTGGTTCAGTAACTGCGGCATGGCGGATCTCAACGGGATGTGGCATCCCAAACACAGCTGTAGAGGTTGGGTATCTGGCGTGTACTGGAAAACATGGAGTAATACTGATTCACTGCTATTTAGTGAACTCAAGATAAAATGTACTTAG